In the genome of Cystobacter ferrugineus, one region contains:
- a CDS encoding NAD-dependent epimerase/dehydratase family protein, giving the protein MNHSKLVVVGAGQIGTPLVERLAREGHRVVWVSRSKPSRIPNGITHVELDARHGAELARLATGARAIIAAANPPSYDAAVWKKQLVPLTAGLLDGARLSGSRLVLLDGLYMYALDRGPLSPATPQEPATEKGKIRKALADMVVAAQREGVRAVSLRASDFLGAGLARSLLNASAIERIKQGKSPLLIGDPDVPHAFSMRDDVIDALVQLAFAPDDVEGQVFHAPVVHETTRNLVEREARTHGTAIEVRAMPGWLLRIAGLFSRDTRGLVEMLPQWSAPYLVDDSSYRKRFQGPRAALSESVTPGDADG; this is encoded by the coding sequence ATGAATCACAGCAAGCTCGTCGTCGTCGGAGCCGGCCAGATCGGGACGCCCCTGGTGGAGCGCCTGGCGCGCGAAGGTCACCGGGTCGTCTGGGTAAGCCGCTCGAAGCCCAGCCGCATTCCGAACGGCATCACGCACGTGGAGCTCGACGCACGGCATGGCGCGGAGCTCGCCAGGCTCGCGACCGGCGCGCGCGCGATCATCGCCGCAGCCAACCCGCCCAGCTACGACGCGGCGGTGTGGAAGAAACAGCTCGTGCCGCTCACGGCGGGACTCCTCGACGGCGCCCGGCTCTCGGGCTCACGCCTCGTTTTGCTCGACGGCCTGTACATGTACGCACTCGACCGCGGCCCGCTCAGCCCGGCGACGCCGCAGGAGCCTGCGACGGAAAAGGGCAAGATTCGCAAAGCCCTCGCCGACATGGTGGTCGCCGCCCAGCGCGAAGGCGTGCGTGCGGTCTCGCTCCGCGCGTCGGATTTCCTCGGCGCGGGTCTGGCGCGCTCTCTCCTCAACGCGAGCGCCATCGAGCGCATCAAGCAGGGCAAGAGCCCCCTCTTGATTGGGGATCCGGACGTGCCGCATGCGTTCTCGATGCGCGACGACGTCATCGATGCTCTCGTGCAGCTCGCCTTCGCGCCGGACGACGTCGAGGGGCAAGTCTTTCACGCGCCCGTCGTTCACGAGACGACGCGGAACCTCGTCGAGCGCGAGGCCAGGACGCACGGCACCGCCATCGAGGTACGCGCGATGCCCGGCTGGCTCCTTCGCATCGCCGGCCTGTTCAGCCGAGACACGCGCGGACTCGTCGAGATGCTCCCCCAGTGGTCCGCGCCGTACCTGGTGGACGACTCCTCGTACCGAAAGCGATTCCAGGGGCCCCGCGCGGCTCTTTCGGAATCGGTGACGCCCGGAGATGCGGACGGCTGA